From the genome of Papaver somniferum cultivar HN1 chromosome 2, ASM357369v1, whole genome shotgun sequence, one region includes:
- the LOC113352455 gene encoding nuclear polyadenylated RNA-binding protein 3-like — protein sequence MWHISENKASVEKTLKEGGKGDNEEDEDEEGGEGDDDDEEEEEKGDKDEEEDRVDMNDNNSGDNDKTRSEDKDGDDNNTGSEADKNELCISVLNAYIFSKAAFLSTPLSNKNKDIEYKDVEDGKNGSESDKGVQFETANKRRYDNLSLHFFHLSMLPVEENMLLLTQGEDPEKESEMAKQDIDDILDNFSESAFVKLEKGCYKMAPAELKQKVATGNHNL from the exons ATGTGGCATATATCTGAGAACAAAGCTTCTGTAGAGAAGACGCTCAAA GAGGGTGGAAAAGGTGATAATGAGGAGGATGAGGACGAGGAGGGTGGcgaaggtgatgatgatgatgaggaggaggaggagaagggtgACAAAGATGAGGAGGAGGATCGTGTGGACATGAATGACAACAACAGTGGGGATAACGACAAGACTAGAAGTGAAGATAAGGATGGGGATGACAACAATACTGGAAGTGAAGCTGACAAGAATGAA ttgtgcaTCAGTGTGCTAAACGCATACATTTTCTCAAAAGCTGCATTTTTAAGCACTCCTTTATCAAACAAAAATAAGGATATTGAATATAAGGATGTGGAGGATGGAAAGAATGGAAGTGAATCTGATAAAGGAGTTCAATTTGAAACTGCTAACAAGCGGAGGTATGATAATCTCAGCTTACATTTTTTTCATCTAT CCATGTTGCCGGTTGAAGAAAATATGCTTTTACTCACACAGGGAGAAGATCCGGAGAAGGAATCTGAAATGGCAAAGCAAGATATTGATGACATTCTAGACAATTTTTCGGAATCTGCATTTGTGAagcttgaaaaaggttgttacaAAATGGCACCAGCTGAACTGAAGCAAAAGGTGGCAACTGGCAACCATAATCTGTAG